In the Kitasatospora terrestris genome, one interval contains:
- a CDS encoding universal stress protein: MNNRTPAGIVAGIDGSAHAEAAAEWAAREAGRRDCALHLVHAVNTGTVTLSPRTSAKVTDLILLDAEGLLDTALGKLRAAHPELRVTGDVVPRDAAEAVLTAAEHAELAVVGTRGHGGFASLLLGSVSLRVSAHARCPVVVVRGVTEPGGPVLVAVRDERDEATLRFACAAAARRGLPVEALHTWSPAVADVSHMAPMIDELGEEARLHEQLVHRTCDPVREDYPEVTVDVRQLTGSTAATLVEESKQASLLVVSRHQPAPHFGLRLGTAVHAVLHHAHCPVAVVPV; encoded by the coding sequence ATGAACAACAGGACCCCCGCCGGGATCGTCGCCGGCATCGACGGCTCGGCGCACGCCGAGGCCGCCGCCGAGTGGGCCGCCCGCGAGGCCGGCCGGCGCGACTGCGCCCTCCACCTGGTGCACGCCGTCAACACCGGCACGGTGACCCTCTCCCCGCGCACCAGCGCCAAGGTCACCGACCTGATCCTGCTCGACGCCGAGGGCCTGCTCGACACGGCGCTCGGCAAGCTCCGCGCCGCCCACCCCGAACTCCGGGTGACCGGGGACGTCGTCCCGCGCGACGCCGCCGAAGCCGTCCTCACCGCCGCCGAACACGCCGAACTGGCCGTGGTCGGCACCCGCGGCCACGGCGGCTTCGCGTCCCTGCTGCTCGGCTCGGTCAGCCTGCGGGTGAGCGCCCACGCGCGCTGTCCCGTCGTCGTGGTGCGCGGCGTCACCGAGCCCGGCGGGCCGGTCCTGGTGGCGGTGCGCGACGAGCGCGACGAGGCCACCCTGCGGTTCGCCTGCGCGGCCGCCGCCCGGCGCGGGCTGCCCGTCGAGGCCCTGCACACCTGGTCACCGGCGGTCGCCGACGTCAGCCACATGGCCCCGATGATCGACGAGCTGGGGGAGGAGGCCCGGCTGCACGAGCAGCTGGTCCACCGGACGTGCGACCCGGTCCGCGAGGACTACCCGGAGGTCACGGTCGACGTCCGGCAGCTCACCGGATCCACCGCGGCCACGCTGGTGGAGGAGTCCAAGCAGGCCTCCCTGCTCGTCGTCTCCCGCCACCAGCCCGCCCCGCACTTCGGCCTGCGCCTGGGCACGGCCGTCCACGCCGTCCTCCACCACGCCCACTGCCCGGTCGCGGTCGTCCCGGTGTAG